The proteins below are encoded in one region of Diorhabda carinulata isolate Delta chromosome 3, icDioCari1.1, whole genome shotgun sequence:
- the LOC130891837 gene encoding FAD-dependent oxidoreductase domain-containing protein 1-like — protein MKMHLRRLLSLNKSLIDRRYFHRASNLCERKPENPIWRTLRILGEDLQFKRRAPKTPEEHVKLLNRQFPRHADVVIIGGGAIGSSIAYWLKYKTNYDGIHVVVLDKDTTFKKCSTAISMGALTQQYSLPENIQLATYGAEFLRNSKRTFGDEININFDPAGYLLLASEDGASQLEDNIKLQNEYGTINILLSPQQIKKRFPYLDVTDVAIGCLGLEREGWFNAWDMLTLIRSNAIKLGAQYINAEAIEFLFEEKKDIMVEGVEGYYQGTNQIVVKLPNEEDYRTIEFAYCIIAAGHESTEVSKLAGIGIKPGMLSIPLPIEKRQRYVYSFDCKEHVPSINTPMIEDYSGIYFRREGLAGTFLVGASPHPDFTPPSDTEEDKSKFFNEMVLPCLSRRVPAFKDVQVTGTWSGPYDYNVFDGNGIVGPHPYYINMYLATGFSNQGIQQAPGVGRAVAEMIVDGGFKTIDLTRLGFDRLIVDKPMYQLRIA, from the exons ATGAAAATGCACCTAAGACGTTTATTATCACTAAATAAGTCATTAATCGATAGAAGATATTTTCATAGGGCTTCAAATTTGTGTGAAAGAAAACCAGAAAATCCCATTTGGAGAACATTGCGAATATTAGGTGAAGATTTACAGTTCAAACGACGAGCACCTAAAACACCAGAGGAACATGTGAAACTATTGAATAGACAGTTTCCTAGACATGCTGATGTCGTAATTATAGGAGGAGGCGCTATTGGTAGTTCTATCGCTTATtggttaaaatataaaacaaactatGATGGAATACATGTAGTGGTGTTAGATAAAGATACAACg tttaaaaaatgctCGACAGCAATATCTATGGGTGCATTAACACAACAGTATTCTTTACCAGAAAATATACAACTAGCTACATATGGGGCTGAATTTTTGAGGAACAGTAAAAGAACATTTGGtgatgaaattaatataaatttcgaCCCTGCGGGTTATTTGTTGTTAGCTAGTGAAGATGGTGCTTCACAATTAGaagataatattaaattacaaaatgaatatggaacaataaatattttgctcAGTCctcaacaaattaaaaaaag atTTCCTTATTTAGATGTGACAGATGTTGCTATTGGATGTTTGGGTTTAGAACGAGAGGGATGGTTCAATGCTTGGGATATGTTAACACTTATAAGAAGTAATGCTATTAAATTAGGAGCTCAATATATCAACGCCGAAGCTatagaatttttgtttgaagaaaaaaaagacATTATGGTAGAAGGTGTAGAAGGATATTATCAAGGTACAAATCAAATTGTG GTGAAACTTCCGAATGAAGAAGATTATAGAACAATAGAATTTGCTTATTGTATTATAGCTGCTGGGCACGAATCAACTGAGGTATCAAAATTAGCAGGGATAGGAATTAAACCAGGGATGTTATCAATTCCATTGCCAATAGAAAAGAG GCAGAGGTATGTTTATTCTTTTGACTGTAAAGAACACGTACCAAGTATTAACACCCCCATGATAGAAGATTATTCTGGAATATACTTCAGAAGGGAAGGTCTAGCTGGCACATTTCTTGTAGGTGCTTCACCTCATCCTGATTTTACACCTCCCAGTGATACTGAAGAAgacaaaagtaaattttttaatgagatGGTATTACCTTGTTTGTCAAGAAGAGTTCCAGCATTTAAAGATGTTCag gtaACAGGGACTTGGAGTGGACCCTATGATTACAACGTTTTTGACGGAAATGGCATAGTAGGACCTCATCCTTATTACATCAATATGTATTTAGCTACAGGATTTAGTAACCAAg GTATCCAACAAGCCCCTGGTGTTGGACGAGCTGTAGCAGAAATGATCGTCGATGGAGGCTTTAAAACAATCGATCTTACTAGATTAGGATTCGATAGATTAATAGTGGATAAACCAATGTATCAATTGCGAATTGCTTAG
- the LOC130891829 gene encoding pre-mRNA-splicing factor CWC22 homolog, whose amino-acid sequence MPENKEAGEYSPEQHKKRRKSKSNSPARKKKKSSKKKSHGSSSYEDDYNPRDYQRYYGDDRPNSDSYWNKYPRKDNTKVGQRYYDVPDNTKKKEVSSNKNDKEKSESGETTDKSVIKPRERKVVDMLTSKTGGAYIPPAKLRMMQASITDKSSAAYQRIAWEALKKSVHGYINKINTSNIGIIARELLHENIVRGRGLLCKSIIQAQAASPTFTNVYAALVAVINSKFPNIGELLLKRLVLQFKRGFKQNNKSICISATTFVAHLVNQRVAHEILALEILTLLVETPTDDSVEVAISFLKECGQKLTEVSSKGITAIFEMLRNILHEGQLEKRIQYMIEVMFQIRKDGFKDHAAVIEELDLVEEEDQFTHLIMLDDVKEANAEDILNVFKFDDKYEENEGKYKTLSKEILGSDSDSESGSGGSEDESGEDEDEEEVKDQGKIIDNTETNLIALRRTIYLTIQSSLDFEECAHKLLKMELKPGQEIELCHMFLDCCAEQRTYEKFYGLLAQRFCQINKVYIEPFQQIFKDTYATTHRLDANRLRNVSKFFAHLLFTDAIGWEVLEIMKLNEEDTNSSSRIFIKILFQELAEYMGLGKLNKRLKDETLQEHFAGLFPRDNPQNTRFSINFFTSIGLGGLTDELREHLKNVPKMVNLKLAANKESGSSSSSSSSSSSSSSEDDSSSSEDSGGTHDSDKAKKKKKKSTEKYQERNQKLNSKSKRQEKDKHKQKYAEKENDKKSRKENRRDNEKRSSRDYEWVKSRCEDNIHQLKNDKRVFERSSKRGSKSRDRGKGKEERRRRSRERQRS is encoded by the exons ATGCCAGAAAATAAAGAGGCTGGAGAATATTCACCAGAACAACATAAGAAGCGTAGGAAAAGTAAGTCCAATTCTCCAGcacgaaaaaagaaaaagtcttccaaaaaaaaatctcatgGGAGTAGTAGTTATGAGGACGATTACAATCCAAGGGACTACCAAAGATATTATGGAGACGATCGTCCTAATAGTGACAGCTATTGGAATAAATACCCAAGGAAGGATAATACAAAAGTTGGCCAAAG GTATTATGATGTACCTgataatacaaagaaaaaagaagtttcTAGTAATAAGAATGATAAAGAAAAGTCTGAAAGTGGAGAAACTACTGACAAATCAGTTATAAAACCAAGAGAAAGGAAAGTAGTAGATATGTTAACTTCAAAGACAGGAGGTGCATACATTCCTCCAGCTAAATTACGTATGATGCAAGCAAGTATAACTGATAAATCATCTGCAGCTTATCAGCGTATAGCATGGGAGGCTTTAAAGAAGTCTGTTCATggttatattaataaaattaatacctCAAATATTGGGATCATTGCTAGAGAATTACTGCATGAAAACATAGTAAGAGGTAGAGGATTACTATGTAAATCAATAATACAGGCGCAAGCTGCTTCTCCTACTTTCACTAATGTATACGCAGCATTAGTAGCtgtaattaattcaaaatttccaaatattgggGAACTTTTATTGAAAAGATTAGTCCTCCAGTTCAAGAGaggttttaaacaaaataataaatccatATGCATATCGGCTACTACTTTTGTTGCTCATTTGGTGAACCAGAGAGTAGCTCATGAAATTTTAGCTTTAGAAATTCTGACTTTGCTAGTGGAAACTCCAACTGATGATTCTGTTGAAGTtgctatttcatttttaaaggAATGTGGCCAAAAACTTACTGAAGTGTCTAGTAAag GTATAACTGCCATATTTGAAATGCTAAGAAATATTCTACATGAGGGACAACTTGAAAAAAGAATTCAGTACATGATTGAAGTAATGTTTCAAATAAGGAAAGATGGTTTTAAAGATCATGCAGCTGTGATTGAAGAATTAGATTTGGTTGAAGAAGAAGATCAGTTCACTCATCTCATAATGCTTGATGATGTCAAAGAAGCGAATGCAGAGgatattttaa atgTGTTCAAATTTGACGATAAGTATGAAGAAAATGAAGGAAAGTATAAGACGCTTAGTAAGGAAATCTTGGGAAGTGATAGTGATTCAGAATCAGGTTCTGGAGGATCTGAAGACGAATCTGGAGAAGACGAGGATGAAGAGGAAGTTAAAGATCAAggcaaaattattgataatacaGAAACAAATTTAATTGCTCTTAGAAgaacaatttatttaacaatacaATCAAGTTTAGATTTTGAAGAATGTGCACATAAGCTTCTTAAAATGGAATTGAAGCCTGGACAGGAAATTGAATTGTGTCACATGTTCCTTG ATTGTTGTGCAGAGCAGAGGACCTATGAAAAGTTTTATGGACTATTAGCGCAAAGGTTTTGTCAAATCAATAAAGTGTATATTGAGCCCTTTCAACAGATTTTTAAAGACACTTATGCTACAACGCACAGGTTGGATGCCAATAGGTTACGCAATGTTAGCAAATTCTTTGCTCATTTACTTTTTACTGACGCGATAGGTTGGGAAGTTTTGGAAATAATGAAACTCAATGAAGAAGATACCAATAGCTCTAGtcgtatttttattaaaatcctCTTTCAAGAATTAGCGGAGTACATGGGATTAGGAAAACTTAACAAAAGGCTTAAGGATGA GACACTTCAGGAACATTTTGCAGGATTGTTCCCTAGAGATAACCCTCAGAATACCagattttctataaatttcttcaCATCTATAGGTTTAGGAGGATTAACTGATGAACTTAgagaacatttaaaaaatgtaccTAAAATGGTGAATCTTAAATTAGCTGCAAATAAAGAAAGTGGAAGCAGTAGTAGTAGTAGCAGCAGCAGTAGTTCAAGCAGTTCAGAAGATGATAGTAGTAGCAGTGAAGATAGTGGag gtaCACATGATTCAGATaaagcaaaaaagaaaaagaagaaatcgaCAGAAAAATACCAAGAACGAAACCAAAAATTAAACTCTAAATCCAAACGTCAAGAAAAAGACAAGCACAAACAAAAATATGccgaaaaagaaaatgataaaaaatcgagaaaagaaaatagaaggGATAACGAAAAAAGAAGTAGTAGAGATTATGAATGGGTGAAAAGTAGGTGCGAGGATAATATtcatcaattgaaaaatgataaacgAGTATTTGAAAGATCATCGAAAAGAGGTTCCAAGTCTAGAGATAGAGGTAAAGGTAAAGAAGAACGAAGACGCAGAAGTAGAGAAAGGCAAAGGAgttga